The DNA segment TCTCCGAGCGCGGGCAGTAGCGGCTTTCCCCATTGCGCCCCGCGCCCGGCCGCCTATCCTTTCAAAGCCATGTTTCACCTCACGCGGCGGGAGCGGGTGTTGATCGCGGGCGTCCTGCTCGCTTTCCTCACCGGTCTCGCCGTTCAACATTACCGCCAGGGGGACTCGATCGGCCCAACCACCAAAAAGGACACCAGGGATGCAAAGCGTTAGTTTTTCCGAAGCACTCGACGGCATCGTCGAGCGCGACTCCCGCTATGATCGGGAGGCCTACGTCTTCCTGCGCGACGCCCTCGAGTTCACCCTCAAGAAGCGTCGCAAGGCCAGCAAGGACGCCCCGTCCGACGTGCCCGCCTCCGAGCTCCTCGACGGCTTCCGCCTCTACGCCCTCAAGGAATGCGGCCCCATGGCGCACCTCGTCCTCGAATACTGGGGCGTGCGCTCCTGCGAAGACATCGGAAATCTCGTCTTCAACCTCGTTCAGGCCAACGTCTTCAGTAAAACCGACCGCGACACCCTCGACGAATTCCGCGCTGGCTTCGATTTCGAGGAGGCCTTTCTGGTTCCCTTCCGTCCCCAGAGAAAAAATTTGAGCGCTTCCCCCTCTCGCGCTGTCGAACGCGGCTCATGAGGTCGTCGTCGTTTCTGCCCTGCCTGCTCTTAGCCCACATGCCGCTGCTCGTAACCACCGCATATTCCGAAACCCAGACGCCTCCCCCGGCCGCCGCTCCCATCTCCATCCCCGCCACCACCGCGCAGGCCTTCACCCTGCCGAACGGCCTCACCGTCATCATCGACGAAGATCACCACGCCCCGGTGGCAAGCGTCCAGGCTTGGTGCGAGACGGGCAGCATCGACGAGGACAAATGGATGGGCGCCGGCCTTTCACACATTCTCGAGCACATGCTCTTCAAGGGCACGGCCACGCGCGCGCCCGGCGTCATTTCCCGCCAGGTGCAGGATCGCGGCGGCTACATCAACGCCTACACGTCCTTCGACCGCACCGTTTACTACATCGACACTCCGGCCGAAGGCGCCTCCGAGGCCGTGGACATCCTGGCCGACGCCATGATGAACGCCTCGCTGCCCCCCCAGGAATATACGAAGGAGCAGGAGGTCATCCGGCGGGAGTTCGCCATGGGCTTCGACGATCCCGACCGCGTCAGCTCGCGGCTGATGTTCCGCACCGTCTTCTCGCAGAGCCCGCTTCGCCACCCCGTCATCGGCTACCTCGACATCTACAACAAGCTCACCCGCGACGACGTCTTCGCTTACTACAAGCGCCGCTACGTCCCGAACAACATGTTCTTCGTCATCGTCGGCGACGTGGACGGCCAGAAGATCAGGGCCCAGCTCGAGGAATACTTCGAGAAATACCCGCGTCAGGCCCTCCAGCCCGTTTTCGTCGCCCAGGAACCGCCCCAGGCCGGTCGCCGCGACGCGCACGAAGAGTTCCCCACCGAGCTCACCCGCCTCTCACTGGCATGGCCCGTCCCGTCCGTGACGGATGCCGACACTCCCGCCATCGACGTGCTCGGCACGGTGCTCGGCGGCGGCTCCAGCAGCCCGCTCAATCAGGAAATTCGCGAGGAAAAACACCTGGCCTACAGCATCGACGCCGGCTCCTACGCGCTGGCCAACGGCGGCGTCTTCGCCATCCAGGCCGTCTGCGCGCCGGAAAACCGCGTCGCCGTGGAAAAGGCATCCCTCGCGATCCTCGACCGCGTCCGCCGGGAAGGCGTCACCGCCGCCGAGCTCGACAAGGCCCGCAAGTCGCTCCTCTCCACCCAGCTCGGTGCCCTTACCACCGTGCGGGGCCGCGCCGCCGACCTCGGCTCGAACTGGATGGCCACCCGGAACCTGGATTTCAGCCGCGACTACCTCGACGCCATCAACCGCGTCACCTCCGACGACCTCAAGCGCGTGGTGAATCGTTATCTCATCGACGAGCACCTCAACGTCACCTCGCTCAATCCCACCGGCTCGCTCGCAAAGATCGCCGCGGCCGAGTCCGCCGCCCACGAAGCCGAGATCCAGAAGTTCACGCTGCCGAACGGCCTGCGCCTGCTCGTTCGCGAGAACCACAAGGTTCCGCTCGTTTCGATGGTCGCCGTTTTCAAGGGCGGCCTCCTCGCCGAGACACCCGCAAACAACGGCGCCACCCGCCTGATGGCCCGCTCGATGCTGAAGGGCACCACGAGCCGAAGCGCCCGCGAAATCGCCGAACAGGTCGAGTCTGCCGGCGGCAGCATCGCCGCGGACTCCGGCAACAACAGCTTCTACCTCACCGCGAGCGTCATGAAGCCCGACCTCGAGCTCGGTCTCGACGTTCTCGCCGACGTTCTCGGACACCCGACCTTCCCCGAGCGCGAGGTGAAGACCGAGCAGGCTTCCCAGCTCGCCGGCATCAAGGCCGAGGACGACGACCCGGTGAACACTGCCCGCACCGTCCTGCGGCAGAAACTTTTCGGCACCCACCCCTACGCCCTGCGTGGGAGCGGCTCTCCCGACAGCGTTGCGAAGCTCACCCCCGCGGACCTCGAGAAACTCCACGATCGCCTCGCCGTTGCGAAGAACGGCGTGCTTGCCGTCTTCGGCGACGTGAACGCAAAGAAGGTCTACGAACTCGCCAAAAAGGCCTTCGGCGACCTCCCCGCCGGCGACGCCCCGCTCCCGAACCCTCCCGCCGCGGAGAAACTGGCGAAAGCCGAGTCCTTCACCGAGAACCGCCCCAAGAACCAGGCGATCGTCATGGTCGGCTACCCCGGCGCCGACTTGCTCAGCCCCGATCGGCCCGCGCTCGAGGTCATCGACACCGTCTGCAGCGACCTTGGATCTCGCTTCTTCGATCGCATCCGCGAGCAGCTCGGCCTCGCCTATTTCACCGGCACCACTCAACTGCTTGGCCCCACGCCCGGCGCCTTCGTTTTCTACCTCGGCACCGATCCCGCAAAGGTCGAGAAGGTCGATACCGAGTTCCGCGACGAGATTGCCAAACTCGCCTCCGCCGGCCTCAGCCCCGAGGAGCTCGCCCGCGGCAAGAAGAAGCTCCTCGGCGCGGAAGCCATGCGCAACGAAAGCGATTCCTCGATGGCCCTCGCCACCGCGCTCGACGAACTTTTCGGCCTCGGCGCCGATCACACCTCGAAGCGAAAGGCCGAGATCGAAGCCGTCACGCTGGAGGACACCAGGCGCGTCGCAAACAAGTATTTCAGCCAGCCCGGCAGCGTCGAAGTTATCGTCACTCCGCCCACACAATAACCTCCCACCGCTTCCACCTCCATGGCTGAAGTCCAGCGCAATACCCAGACGAGCGGCGAAACCACCCAGCGGTTCATCGCCTTCATCATGATGCAATCGCAGCAGACGGCCCTTTTTCTCGGCCGTCTGCCAAATCCGCAGACCGGCAAGCCCGAGGTCAATCTCGAGGTCGCCCGCATGCTCATCGATCAGCTCGAAATGATCCGGGAGAAAACCCGCGGCAACCTCAACCACGAGGAAAGCGAAATCCTCGGCACCATCCTCTCCGACCTGCAGGTGCAATACGTGCAGGCCACGCAGAAGGCCCCCGGCGCCTAGCCGCCCAACGGCTCGATCCCTTCGAGCGTTGTCTCGCTCACCGAACGCATCGTGCGAATGAACTCGCCCATGTAGGCGAGCGTCGCGGCCGAGGTCGTTGTGGCCGCATACAGGCGACTGCGCAGCCCCGCCTTCCCGATCGGTTTCGCCACCACGTAGTCCCGATCGAGGAACGGCTGCACCGTCCAGCCAGGCAATGCCGCCACGCCCCGACCGCTCGCGACAAGCTGCAGAATGGCGACCGTGAGTTCGGTGGTGCGGCGAGCCGGATTCACCTTCGCCGGTCGCAACACATCACGCACCAGATCGAGCCGCTCGTCGGGAATCGGGTAGGTCACGAGGGTCTCCGCCGCAAAGTCCCGCGCCGTCAGATACGCCTTCCGCGTGAGCGGATGATGGCGCGAGAGCAATCCGTGCACCTCGTAGGCAAAGAGCGGATGGAAAGTCACCCCGGCCCGCTTCTGCGCGTGCGAGACGATCACGAGATCCGCCCGATTCTCGGCAAGCAGCCCGATCGGATCGGCGTGAAATCCCGAGACCAGATCCTGCTCCACCTGCGGCCAGTGCTCCCGGAACGAATCCATCGACGGCATCAGCCAGTCGAAGCACGAGTGGCACTCGACCGCGATGCGAAGCTGCCCCGCCTGCCCCTGCGCGATGCGCGCGAGATCCCGCTCACCGTTCTGCACGCGCCGCACGACATCGTAGGCCAGCTCGACGAGCAACTGCCCCGCCGCCGTCAGGCGCAGAGGGGCGCTCTTGCGCTCGAAGA comes from the Chthoniobacterales bacterium genome and includes:
- a CDS encoding Minf_1886 family protein, whose product is MQSVSFSEALDGIVERDSRYDREAYVFLRDALEFTLKKRRKASKDAPSDVPASELLDGFRLYALKECGPMAHLVLEYWGVRSCEDIGNLVFNLVQANVFSKTDRDTLDEFRAGFDFEEAFLVPFRPQRKNLSASPSRAVERGS
- a CDS encoding LysR family transcriptional regulator, whose protein sequence is MLEFRHFKTLIALAETGNLSKAARRVHLSQPAVSHQVRAIEAAHDVELFERKSAPLRLTAAGQLLVELAYDVVRRVQNGERDLARIAQGQAGQLRIAVECHSCFDWLMPSMDSFREHWPQVEQDLVSGFHADPIGLLAENRADLVIVSHAQKRAGVTFHPLFAYEVHGLLSRHHPLTRKAYLTARDFAAETLVTYPIPDERLDLVRDVLRPAKVNPARRTTELTVAILQLVASGRGVAALPGWTVQPFLDRDYVVAKPIGKAGLRSRLYAATTTSAATLAYMGEFIRTMRSVSETTLEGIEPLGG
- a CDS encoding pitrilysin family protein, yielding MPLLVTTAYSETQTPPPAAAPISIPATTAQAFTLPNGLTVIIDEDHHAPVASVQAWCETGSIDEDKWMGAGLSHILEHMLFKGTATRAPGVISRQVQDRGGYINAYTSFDRTVYYIDTPAEGASEAVDILADAMMNASLPPQEYTKEQEVIRREFAMGFDDPDRVSSRLMFRTVFSQSPLRHPVIGYLDIYNKLTRDDVFAYYKRRYVPNNMFFVIVGDVDGQKIRAQLEEYFEKYPRQALQPVFVAQEPPQAGRRDAHEEFPTELTRLSLAWPVPSVTDADTPAIDVLGTVLGGGSSSPLNQEIREEKHLAYSIDAGSYALANGGVFAIQAVCAPENRVAVEKASLAILDRVRREGVTAAELDKARKSLLSTQLGALTTVRGRAADLGSNWMATRNLDFSRDYLDAINRVTSDDLKRVVNRYLIDEHLNVTSLNPTGSLAKIAAAESAAHEAEIQKFTLPNGLRLLVRENHKVPLVSMVAVFKGGLLAETPANNGATRLMARSMLKGTTSRSAREIAEQVESAGGSIAADSGNNSFYLTASVMKPDLELGLDVLADVLGHPTFPEREVKTEQASQLAGIKAEDDDPVNTARTVLRQKLFGTHPYALRGSGSPDSVAKLTPADLEKLHDRLAVAKNGVLAVFGDVNAKKVYELAKKAFGDLPAGDAPLPNPPAAEKLAKAESFTENRPKNQAIVMVGYPGADLLSPDRPALEVIDTVCSDLGSRFFDRIREQLGLAYFTGTTQLLGPTPGAFVFYLGTDPAKVEKVDTEFRDEIAKLASAGLSPEELARGKKKLLGAEAMRNESDSSMALATALDELFGLGADHTSKRKAEIEAVTLEDTRRVANKYFSQPGSVEVIVTPPTQ
- a CDS encoding DUF1844 domain-containing protein, yielding MAEVQRNTQTSGETTQRFIAFIMMQSQQTALFLGRLPNPQTGKPEVNLEVARMLIDQLEMIREKTRGNLNHEESEILGTILSDLQVQYVQATQKAPGA